The nucleotide window CATGAGGCATCACCAGGGAATATGATGGGCTCACAGCCTGCCATTAACACCACCTTGTGTGTTTTGCAATTCAAACAAGGTGGACAAAGCAAAATCCTGCAGCTTTAGAGAGGCATGATGGTCaggttgtttttttaatcagggctgCAGAACTTTGTCACAAGTCTTTTGTCTGCCCTTGCAGGGATGGTGCCCTCTCCCCAGGTGTGCGTCTCCACCCTGGTGACCGTGAGCACGATGGCGGTGGTGGACCTCTACCTGCTGGAGCAGAGCATGCTGGGAGTGCGCGGCGGGGGCGGCTCGCAAGGGCACCCCGGCGTGTGGCCGTGCGTGGCCGTGGCCCTGGGCGACCTCTGCTTCCTGCTGGCGCTGCGCTTCGTGTCGGCGGGCGTGGTGTCGGAGGCCGGCTCGGCCCGCCGCGGCTTCGCCAGCGCCCTCTGGTTCCTCTTCCTGTCGCTGCTGCAGCTCAAGCTCTTCTTCGTGTGCCAGAACTACCGGCAGGAGCGCCGGCCGCCCGACCCGCTGGCGCGCAAGACCCTGACGCTGCTGCTGTCCGTCTGCCTGCCCTCGCTCTTCATCATCCTCACGGGCGCCGAGCACGTCACGCCGCTGCGCCGCAAGCAGGAGGTGCGGGGCCGGCTCCTCTGGGTGGTGCTGGACCTGCTGGACGTGCTGGACCTCCAGGCGGGCCTGTGGGAGGCCAGCACCGGCGGGGCGGGCAGCAGCAGCGCCCCTCTCTGGGCAGAGGGCCTGGTGTTCTTCTACTGCTAcgtgctcctgctgctgctgccctgcGTCTCGCTGACCGAGCTGGGGACGGCGGGCGGCGGCGGGGGGCCCAGGGCCGTGCCTCCGCCCCCGACCCAGCAGCAGGAGCCGGCCGCGGGGCCCGGGCAGCGGCGGGAGGCCGTCTACCCCTGGCTCAGCCTGGTCACCATCAACGTGCTGACGCTGCTGCTGCGGGGCGCCGGCGTGCTGTGGTACCGCGACCCGCGCGTCTCCACTATCTTCCTGGGCAAGAACCTGCTCGCCCTGGCCGTCAAGCTGAGCGCCGCCTGGGAGCGCCGCCggcggcagcggcagcagcagaggcCGCAGGCGTCCGGCGGCGCGGTCACCCGGAGGACCGCTGGGGGGGCCGGGGAGGCCGACGGCGACGCGGTGGGATGCGGGGCGGAGGGCGAGGACGAGCGGCGGCTGGACGGCGTGGGGTCACCGGGGTCACTGCCGCCCTCGCGCTACCACACGCTCTCGCGCGCGCACAGCCACGCCCGCGTCAGCGTCAACCTGGACCACACCGAGGCTGCACTGGGACCAGCCTACATCTCTCGCGAGCTGTAGGAGTCCGCCGTTtaacaaaataaatacatttgttgTTGCCGTTGTTACAAACAAACTCCATAAATAGGGACAACAACAAAAGGACTTCAAAAACGGACAATCCCCGTAGGCTGACTGGGCTTTCCGAGAGCCCTGTTGAGTTGGACACACAAAGGGATGACAGTCCGTCGGCCATCTGCTAAAGGACTGTCTCTAAAAACACCGTCCTCAACAACCGAGGGAGCTCCGGGGCCAAGATGGGAACAGTAGAAAAACTCATCCCATTACTGCAAAGTGTGATTCATCCTGCCTGGGCTCTGGCAGCCTATTGTAGCATGGAGCTCTCAAAGGACGTTGGATTCAGTTAGACTGGAACATTTCATAGTTAAGTGCCTTTTTCTCTGTTGAAGGAATGAACATCCGCACTACCTGACTCTGTTCTCCTTTATGTCGGgactcaaataataataataacaataatgaaataaaaaaacgtgtgtggcgtgtatgtgtgcgtgtaatgAGAGGCATGGCTGCTTGTTTCATGTCCAGGAGAGACATCATTTCTCAGAACAGGGTGTTGGAGAAGTGtgccgttctctctctctcacttttgaCATGTTGTTTGCCTGGTGCTGAATCCCATCACTCGATGACAGGCTGTCACCCTGGGGATTGAGACGGCTGCAGCTCAGCCTCgtctccttttctccttttcATGTGGCAGTgcgaacacacccacacactcaatgCATGAAGGGAAACAAGCGCGGGTGCTCACTCACAATCCATTCCCAAGTGTAAGAGAGATTTATgtggggaagggaggggagggggggcccAGAATTAATTTAGCGATTTTCCTTTTGAATAAGTGTTGAATGTTTTTTTATCTCTGTGTTGTATAAACAGCGCGGGGCTGGATGTGTTGGCATCAAGCGTGGCTGTGTGAGCGTGTAATGCCAGTTAAAAGCACGTAGCTGTTTCCGAGGTGGATCAGCGTGTTGTTCTGCCATCCTCTCGTCGCCCCACCCCACCATCCCAGCGTGTGAGGTCTCAGCCTGGAAGATGCTCTCCTGAAATTCCCCATCAATCATAATTATCCCGCCATCAGCAGAGACTGGCTCTTGTGCTTCCGCAATTACCTAACGACAGGCCTTCAGCTTGTGCCCACGATGAGCGAGGGGTGTTGGAATAAATGTCCCGCCTGCTGTGGAGGACAGCAcaggggggatggtgaggagcCATTCAATCTCCATCAGCTGCCGCTAATGCATCGCAGCCCACTCCCACCAACACCACGGACACCCCTCCAGTACCCACAGCCTGTGCACACGGCGAGCCTTAATACTCATATTAATTGAAATGGGACTCATTTGTCAAAGCGCTAAGAGCTCGTATTCCACCGCAAAAGGTTATTTACTGTGAATATTTACAGGCTGTATTAAAAAATCCCCCCACAACAACctacagcgcacacacacacacaaacacactctctctctctctctctctcttttacatgcCTGACTGCCTGACAAAAAAGGGCCTATTTATTAATTAAAGAAGGGAGAGTGTTCTCCCGGGGGGCAGCTCTGTCCAGCTTCAGACGGATTTGAGCGCGGCCGGCTGGGGAGGTGAGGCGGTCGGAGAGAGTCCCACTCGCTGGCGCTTTCATCTCGCCAAGCAGCACTCTCCATTTCAAACACACAGGGCTCCATGCAAGCCCCAGTGGGCAACTTTTCAGCTCACTAATAAAATGGGGAAAATGAGAGCGAGAAACagggtgtgtatgcgtgcgagCTAGGATGAGAGGCTAAAAGGCTTTTGAgtgcgtgtatgagtgtgtgtgtgtgagtgtgcgcatgtgtttgtgtgtgtttgtgcgggagagggagagagcgagagaggcttAGAAAGAGAGCAGGACAAAATTCATTCCTCCTGGAGTTTGCAACACCTTTTCTGCGGCTATGCACGCAAGACTCAGCGGTTTCTCCTtcctccacccaccccctccacccactcCCTTTACCTCTCACTGACTATCTGTGCAGGATCCTaatgagaagttaacaaaaacatttttagtCTGGAGTCTCAGtctccacaccccccccccccccccccatcttttatttcatttattctTCTCCAGAGCTCGGCTGTACTAATTCCGCTCAGGAATGTAATTATTCTCCCCCACCGATGCTGTCagttcctcttcttcctcaccCGCTCCCCCTTTTATTCCTCTCGTTTGTTTAAATTTGCCCCACGGCCGACAGCAGCCTACCTCGGTGCCCCTTCCCCTGTCATGGGTGGTTAGGCAGAGGAGAGCAAGAAgaaatgggggggtggggggagagattAAAGGGCTGGTGCCTAGAGCACAACGGCTGCCGAATACAATTTATTTACAGTTTACTACACAGGCTGCGCccggtggaggagaggaaaagagagcagaggatagagagaggaggatagagagaggaggatagagagagataaagaaatgaGTGGAGatgtggggagggggtgtcTTGATGTGCGTGtgcagtgctctctctctctcacacacacacacacacacacacacacacacacacacacacacacacacacgtgcatgcacacacaaagaaaagcaGGGCAGACACTCCACACGCCGAGTGCACGGTTATGCAAAcatatggcattgttttgcttcACTTGCCTTTCAGTTCACCTCACTTCCAAGCGCAAGCATCTCCGAtgagcaggaacacacacatacacacgcagagacatacacacactcacacctcagAGGACAAGTACATCGTCTTTTCGCCGCGTCAGAATCATTTATAATCATTATGGGCTCCAGGACTGTATAATGGCGTCATTACCGTATAAAATTAGTAGGAGATATGATCGTGTCTGACACAAATACCCAATCAAAAAAGGAAACACTGACGAAAGCGGATGTTTTTTCTGTGCTGTGAATGACAGGTGGAGGGCGAAGTGTTCCAACTCACCTGTCCCAGGATTGGGCCCAGCGGGGGGCCTGGGGCTGCCTGGCCGGACCGGACGATGGCCCGGATCAGGTTGTTCGTGTCCAGCTTTTTCACGGCCTTGGCCGCCTTCGAAATCTTAGACATGGTCTCAGTTTAGCCCACGAGCTCGTTCTGGCCGTCCTCCCTTTGTCCGTCCGCCGGCTACCtgcacagggagagagggagagagggagagtggaccTAATTATCAGGCTGGCCTTAAATCCATTAAAGTTTCATCAGAATCGACTGGTCTCGGCACCGCGGGCTCTCGATCTCTGTGTCGAAGTAGCATGACGCACGACACACTCAATCCCTCTGTGTGTCTGCCCTGCACACCTGGAGCCACCGAGGACGGGGACTCAGTCAGAGAGATTACTGGGCCTGGAGCTCGGGGGTCCAAGGGGAGTGCTGAGCTCAAACAGCATCCTGCCCTGCAGCAAACAGAGCCACTCGACACGGCCCGCCTCATTATCTTCACTGGGCAGATAGCGGGCGTGAGCGGGCTTGGGGCTCGAGAGGGGCCCAGGAAGCGGAGAGGGTCAGCAACGGTGACCTGGATGCGAGCCAGAGGGGAGGACCAGGGGACGGACGCGGCAGTTCTCACATCAGCCTGACGCAACGGGAAGGGCAGGAGGCTAATGTCTGCTTTTTCCCGCTCGGAGGCAGAGGTGCAATTACCAGATTCAGTCAATTAGTTGAGTGGTGGGAATGGCCCGAAGTCTTCTCCTTGCCCGAGGAATCGAGGGAAGATAAATAGACCACCACGAAAATAACTCCGCAACTCAAACCTGTCTGGAAGATCGCCAAAATACACTCGCAGCCTTTGACCGTGActaagggcttctacatactcgacgcacccgaccggtagcgcgacaccgtgacgtcaaaatgacgtagatcttgctggcgcgccaggattttggCCAGGTAGCGTGAGGTAGCGccccactcattttttttcagacgagcgcgacaaagcggaaacaggaagatggactagttcgagggcaaacgagagttgcagtgttttgatacagtcgtgaatttttaatagtttgctggataagttaacaaagttaccagcgagagttgcaacacatggaattaagaggaaagaatagaaacgatttattttcaaacaaaggatatctattaaggcctgaacaaaatctctttccacttcaggaaattacacaaactcagccagctgttagctagctagccagctaactaaactgtttaaattattaaaatttccctcgggatgactaaagtatctatctatatatccatctatctatctacctttgtgcacaccttggaaactagatgataatgatggtggtagttgtgaatagtagcaaccaaagtctaaagtaccatcacagaggctagctaatagcagagcccgtttacattctctgctactagtgtttcttaatgcagcttcttctgctgtgtaacgtagttagcgttaatcttttcacaacagcgacacctctgttcaggagaatattgcaactagtgtcgtgaccacgacgcgcgagtataaatggttatggcgcttctgtgacgtcacattgtcgcgctaccggtcgggtgcgtcgagtatgtggaacATTTAACTCTTTAAGCTATGAGATCATCTTAAATGTGTTGTGATTCTCCGAGTAAACATCCTTCAACCCAAAGCTTTAACCTGATGCCTGTCTGTCGCACAATATCTTGTGAGCAACAGCCTGCAGCTTTCCACGATACAGTTTTCATCACCTCTTGATTGAAGTCAGAATTGCAAGCCATCACATTTCCAACACAGGCTATTTCCTATTTGATTACTTCTCTCATGTTTAGAGACACGCACATGAGAAGTGATTAGGTGAAGTGTGTGATGGTTATAAAACAAGCCAACACTTGATCTGTGCAGTACAGCTGAATTCAGTATTTTTCTTCTGAGAGGCGCAGGCTAACCTCAGTGAACCATGGCTAGAGTCCTGACCCAGTCCTTTGGTTTCATTTTCTGAAATAATAAACCTTTCAAACCCCTGGCTGTGCTATTGGCCTCAAATCACCTTGTAGAACAATTCTGTCCAGACACCCTATCAGTAGGGGCGCAGTATTGGTTCCATCCTGGAAGTGAGAGCAAGCAGCTCTGGGCTGGGTGAGTTTACTGCGGCTGCCAGCCGAGATGAAACATGCAGCTTACATCTCCAGGGACAAAGCCGTCAGAGCCAGGCCCACCCGAGGCAAGTCCCCAGACACCATGGCGCTGGCAGGCTGCGGTGGACACCTCATGAATGCATTTGCGTAAGAAAAACCCTGCCAAGTGGCCTTTCTTGAAATGTCACTCACGTCCGACGCTACATCTCGGCAGTCAATTTCATGCTGCTCACCTTACGGTTCTCCACTCTTAAGGAACCATGTTGCCGCCCAAATCAATTTGAGAGGCAGTCAGCAAGCGCACGGGTTTCCAGTAAATTGGCATATGCGCTCGTTTTCAAATACatctcccacccacacacacacacagacacagtgtcaCACAGCACAAGCCTGAGGGGGTGTCCCATCTTGTGAATTGTTGAATTTTCTATATCAGGATTAATCTTCTGCTGGTACTTCTGGCTTGATTGAGAGAGCCAATCCATTTATTATGCTATATTGTCTATAAAGTCTATTTCCTGAGAGCACTGAGATTCGGAGGCTGCTGGCACTAGGTTatgtatttgtttacaactCTGTATAAAAGATATGAAAATAAAGGACAAATCTATAGGATTTAAGTGCACGAGAGCATTAATAATGTAGGTTGGTGTGCAGATTCCAATTAGTGTGCCTCTCCACCAGAATACACAATGTTTGTGCCTTTTGTTGCAGACAAAATAATTCAAACGGGGACAAACATTTCCCTCAACAAATAAATAACAGAAACAGTTCCTTCCACACCAGTCACAAAGGTATGCATTAAGGAAGGATGAATTCCCTAGACGTTTAGACTGTGCAGACTACATGGCCTAAAATCCTCAAAATACATGTTATTACCGATGCAACTTATTTTTATAAGAAATAAGCTTCCTTTGTCAAGATCATAGGCCACACGGTCATTATCATTCATAAGCTCAATTTTAACATTCCAAAAAACTGGCAAATATGTAAATGTGGTTGACTGAGTAGCTTACATGTGGTGGCCTTTAATAAGAGATGGCATTTCCGCATCCATCACCTCAACACAGAGCATACAAATATTTCTCCCCAACATTGATTTCAACATGGCACTCCGAGCCGCAGGACACCAGCCTTTTCCTGTGTGTCCACAGCACACGGACCTCTGAGCAAATACGCTGTCAATCAGAAACCCAGTGACATACTCCCGCACCACTCAAAAGGCCTGGGCTATATTTCAGCAGGAAAACTCTTTGCCAACACATGCcattaaaatgcaatgttgtgTGGCGCAATGGTCCCCGATTATATTAGGCATAATCAGGTCCCAGATAAGCAACCTGATGAAAGCGAACCCCTGGCAGAGGGATTATGCTGTAAAGATTTTACAAGCATATCAAGACGACGCAATTAGACGCGGATCACAGCAAAGATAAACATTGGGTACATTCTACTGCTCTGCCAATTACCAAACTTATCATTTATTTACATTCGTCAGTTCAGTTATGATTCATCTTGGATTAAATCAACCCACAGTGAGTGCAGACATCTAAGCACACCTCGGACCGCATATTAAAAGACTGTTTGGAATTCACTGGCATGCCTGCAATAAACAATTACTGACAAAAGAAACCAGGCAATCAAGCAACCAATCTGCCAAAGCTGCTTCTCAGTTTCAACAACAGTGAGATAATTCAAATATTTGCACTGCCACTACGCCAGTCTGTCCCCATATCTCTAACTGACCTCCGGCTGAGGTCTGAGGCGTATTGATCCAGCGGAGCGATATGACGGAtttggagagaggaggatgagggacaTCTTCAAGAGAGCAAAACGTTGAATTGCAGAGAAGCGCCCCCTTTGGCCTTGATGTACTGCTAGACACAGTAAATGACAGATTGAGTCGTGCTTGTGCTCATGAAGTAATTTAGCTGTGGAGAGACAATCCCTCTGCGACCTTCATATCTGCATATTTAGATGAATAACTGAGATGTCTGAAAAGCCACCGCTTAATTCTGTCTCCTGGTATTTTTTAATAGATCAAGTAGACATTAATAAATGAGAAACCTTTAGACGAGTCTTGCTGTTTTGCCCTTGTTTCCTTTAGAATTGCTGAGCAAGAAATTCCATGCTTCACAGAGGTTTAAAGAAATGCAGCGCCGTTGTGTATCACAGCAATAACAATAAGTTTGGCCCCGTTGCAATGTGCTGTCAGGGTGGCTCCCTTGGCTTGTCTGACATCAAAGAACACTTAACTAAGGGGAGACATCACCATCTAGCTACTGCTGGAAAAGTGCTGTGCAGTCTGACATTATATTCAGCCTGACTGCAAAGACAGTTTTACAATATAGGAGGCCTGTTGCCATTCTTTAGATCTTATATTGGAGCACATACATAGTGCGGCTTCAGAAAAGAGAGACAAATCAGTATGCCCCTGGCATTCAGTCGAATTAGCATTCTAGGCTTCAACCCCTGAAGCCTCATCCTGCATATTGATTGTGGTAAGACAGAAGGTGATTGCCCGTCaagcagagaaaagaaaagtggCGGCAAATGGCAGGTAGGACTAGACAAAACTTTCTAAAAATGCAGAAAGGGTGAGGAACAGGCTCCCTTGTGTTAGCTGAAGTGGCAGTGGGTAAAAGATCAATGGAGTCAATTGTAACAGTGAATTTCTTTACTCCTGTAAAGGAGAGAGTAACGAGGGAGGACATTATTACCAATACATTCTTTAAAACACAGGTCCATACAAAACAAAGTTTGTTCCCACATCACCATTCTACCTTGCCAAGGCAAGACAACTCCTCTCCTTCTGCAATCGGGGATTCCTGATAGAGTGGTGACAGTAATGAACCACAATGATAACTGGCAGCGAGGAATAAACTCCATCAATATAAGCCCttctaggctacaattactGACTGGGATTAGAGTGTACTTTCCACTTTCCAAACACAATACATTATCTATGCATTTCCTATTGTACATTACTGCCTGTCTGTCATTCTTACTGATGATTTAGATgcatctgctgagaaaatgtAGTTTTACATGCCAATAGTTACTCTTCATTGGCTTCCTGTAGCAGCCAGAATGAAACTCAAATCCCTCACTCTGGCCCACAGGAGATCTGCACCTTGCTATATTCCATGACCCACTGTCGGCTTCACAGTGATTCTTTTCTAAAGTgattcctcgttggtggaataaTTAACCTAATGCCCTTTGTTCTAGTGATAGCTTTGAGATCTTCAAAACACATCTAAAGATTCATCTGTTTACCTTGTATCTAACTAATTAATTGTCCTTACAGAGTCGTGGTTTGTGTATCTTTATGGTTATTGCTACCGTAATTATCTGCCTATTAaccaaggtttatacattgattttgcaaaatttcttaaGCTTttaggttaatacacaggggcaggctatgcatgggaatgcatttattttcttcattcttATTTATGTTTAAAACTTAGTAAAGTTTCAGGTGTTCCCTAGCAACATGTTACTTGCTGACTTTGAATTATAATGAATTTCCATTACGATAAGAGAAAAGACTACTTACAGACTgatacagtgcaaccggaaagttttcagaccctttcaagttttccacattttgttttttttcagtctgatcttaaaatggattcaattcttttttttttttctcatcaatctacacacaatactctaacactccacaaaaatgcaggtgtttggagtgtttcgtaaatttataaaaaagaTAAAAGACTGAAGTATTCCATGTCTTTTTGTGGAATGTTGGAGTATTGTATGTAGATAAATGAGAAAAACAATGAATTGAATCccttttaagatgagtctgaaacataacaaaatgtggaaaccttgaaagggtctgaaaactttccggttgcactgtataaAAGATGTGGATCAGAAGCACAAGACCTGTTGTCAGTGGCAGAGATCATTATTCATTTTCAGCATGACCAAGCAATATTGGCCCTCCAAATAGGACAATTCAATTAAACTGAACCAAATATTACAATTCAATTAAACTGAACTTTCTACAAAGGCCCTGAACTGCAAAAGGCCCTACTAATATTTAGATACATCAGATATCTTTTTTGTGACAGTAAAAAATAAATCGCATGAGCCTAGGCCAGATCACAAAGGAGAAACACTGGGAGAACTTACCACCCATGCATAAGTACATACTTTTTTTAAGCTTATTCCAAAAAATGAACGTTTTGGAATGTGGAAACCTGGAGTGTTCCA belongs to Alosa sapidissima isolate fAloSap1 chromosome 20, fAloSap1.pri, whole genome shotgun sequence and includes:
- the tmem265 gene encoding transmembrane protein 121 isoform X2 — encoded protein: MVPSPQVCVSTLVTVSTMAVVDLYLLEQSMLGVRGGGGSQGHPGVWPCVAVALGDLCFLLALRFVSAGVVSEAGSARRGFASALWFLFLSLLQLKLFFVCQNYRQERRPPDPLARKTLTLLLSVCLPSLFIILTGAEHVTPLRRKQEVRGRLLWVVLDLLDVLDLQAGLWEASTGGAGSSSAPLWAEGLVFFYCYVLLLLLPCVSLTELGTAGGGGGPRAVPPPPTQQQEPAAGPGQRREAVYPWLSLVTINVLTLLLRGAGVLWYRDPRVSTIFLGKNLLALAVKLSAAWERRRRQRQQQRPQASGGAVTRRTAGGAGEADGDAVGCGAEGEDERRLDGVGSPGSLPPSRYHTLSRAHSHARVSVNLDHTEAALGPAYISREL
- the tmem265 gene encoding transmembrane protein 121 isoform X1, translating into MMGSQPAINTTLCVLQFKQGMVPSPQVCVSTLVTVSTMAVVDLYLLEQSMLGVRGGGGSQGHPGVWPCVAVALGDLCFLLALRFVSAGVVSEAGSARRGFASALWFLFLSLLQLKLFFVCQNYRQERRPPDPLARKTLTLLLSVCLPSLFIILTGAEHVTPLRRKQEVRGRLLWVVLDLLDVLDLQAGLWEASTGGAGSSSAPLWAEGLVFFYCYVLLLLLPCVSLTELGTAGGGGGPRAVPPPPTQQQEPAAGPGQRREAVYPWLSLVTINVLTLLLRGAGVLWYRDPRVSTIFLGKNLLALAVKLSAAWERRRRQRQQQRPQASGGAVTRRTAGGAGEADGDAVGCGAEGEDERRLDGVGSPGSLPPSRYHTLSRAHSHARVSVNLDHTEAALGPAYISREL